One part of the Treponema sp. OMZ 787 genome encodes these proteins:
- a CDS encoding GerMN domain-containing protein, producing MGKKNTSLGCFFWLAFILLIALLFFINKDNIARVFENTNAMSIFQKKEPQQEKEIEADLQGIQNEIEKIRAAEKAEEASEKKTEIKPEETPNQAQKTEKKDSGEEKTQKDTKPKEEKKIASQKSNEKTAKTEVQSVKKTQENKNKEESKKEEPKLEQKKEKRNYKVYLAKIDSDGKLVRKAVMRQLIKTDSPLTDAIQSLLQGPTTEEAKQGFRSFIPPDTKLLSIEVKNGVAEVNISEDFQFNRYGIEAYQAQLEQIVFTACEFSTVSSVQFLINGKKKEYLGAEGIWIGSPLSVNSFVR from the coding sequence ATGGGAAAAAAAAATACATCTTTAGGCTGTTTTTTTTGGCTTGCATTTATTTTATTGATAGCCCTGCTATTTTTTATCAACAAAGACAATATTGCCCGCGTTTTTGAAAATACAAATGCTATGAGCATCTTCCAAAAAAAAGAACCTCAGCAAGAAAAAGAAATAGAGGCGGACCTTCAAGGCATTCAAAACGAAATAGAAAAAATAAGAGCCGCAGAAAAAGCGGAAGAAGCTTCTGAAAAAAAAACGGAAATCAAGCCTGAAGAAACGCCTAACCAAGCTCAAAAAACGGAAAAAAAAGATTCCGGCGAAGAAAAAACTCAAAAAGACACAAAACCTAAAGAAGAAAAGAAAATAGCTTCTCAAAAATCAAACGAAAAAACGGCAAAAACTGAAGTTCAATCCGTAAAAAAAACACAGGAAAACAAGAACAAAGAAGAATCAAAAAAAGAAGAGCCCAAACTTGAGCAAAAAAAAGAAAAACGGAATTACAAGGTTTATTTGGCCAAAATAGATTCGGACGGTAAATTGGTAAGAAAGGCTGTTATGAGGCAGCTTATAAAAACCGATTCTCCATTAACTGATGCCATACAAAGCCTCCTTCAAGGCCCGACAACCGAAGAGGCAAAACAAGGCTTCCGCTCCTTTATTCCACCCGATACAAAACTTTTATCGATAGAGGTAAAAAACGGGGTTGCAGAAGTAAACATAAGTGAAGATTTTCAGTTTAACCGGTATGGTATAGAAGCTTATCAGGCCCAGCTTGAACAGATAGTTTTCACCGCATGCGAATTTTCAACAGTAAGTTCGGTTCAGTTTTTAATCAACGGCAAGAAAAAAGAATATCTTGGAGCTGAAGGCATATGGATAGGCTCCCCGCTCTCGGTTAACTCTTTTGTAAGATAA
- a CDS encoding STAS domain-containing protein has translation MSNNSVIAGFDDEKDDSLKIRLQRVDGLDKCVVVFLNGYIDTYNSAFFQKRIAKIIDGGFIQIVFNCAALNYVSSTGIGSFTAFLKTVKPRGGDIVLLDIQPKVYEIFQLLGFSQFFNIKDALSDAVAFFQSSSTTANAQVFPKIFACPICSKKLKATKAGRFRCSECKTILAIDNNAQVFLG, from the coding sequence ATGAGTAATAACAGTGTTATAGCCGGCTTCGATGATGAAAAAGATGACAGCTTGAAGATTCGGCTTCAAAGAGTAGATGGACTTGACAAATGCGTGGTCGTTTTTTTGAACGGCTACATTGATACCTATAACTCTGCGTTTTTTCAAAAGCGCATTGCAAAAATTATAGACGGCGGTTTTATACAGATTGTATTTAATTGTGCAGCTTTAAACTATGTTTCTTCGACGGGTATAGGTTCGTTTACAGCCTTTTTAAAAACCGTAAAACCAAGAGGCGGAGATATAGTTTTATTGGATATTCAGCCTAAGGTATATGAAATATTCCAGCTTCTAGGCTTTTCACAATTTTTCAATATTAAGGATGCCTTGTCTGATGCGGTAGCCTTTTTCCAAAGCTCAAGCACAACCGCAAATGCACAAGTATTTCCAAAAATCTTTGCCTGCCCTATATGTTCAAAGAAACTTAAGGCTACTAAGGCCGGCCGTTTTAGATGTTCTGAATGTAAAACTATATTGGCTATCGATAATAATGCTCAAGTATTTTTGGGCTAA
- a CDS encoding RNA methyltransferase, whose translation MNFEKTIILCRPETSANIGAVCRVMANTGFHDLRITGNKEDYDETEVLKLALHASHVWKKAHFYPPTIEGLKDAASDCSALIGTSRRTGHKRKDLGISPEELCMDLKKFYGGRLGLVFGNERTGLIDEELNLCSFSVNIPAEEAFGSYNLSHAVLILCYSIYIAEKDNPSTEKNIYLKKASMKMIQENSEQICKYLSGLGLFKKGGKKINETFFIELLSSAGASEFDTMHLTEIFKKLFFMYSC comes from the coding sequence ATGAACTTTGAAAAAACAATTATTTTGTGCCGTCCCGAAACAAGTGCAAACATAGGAGCCGTATGCAGAGTTATGGCAAATACAGGTTTTCACGATTTGAGAATTACGGGAAATAAAGAGGATTATGATGAAACGGAGGTCTTAAAACTGGCCCTTCACGCCTCCCATGTGTGGAAAAAAGCTCATTTTTATCCTCCGACAATCGAAGGACTAAAAGATGCCGCCTCGGACTGTTCAGCCTTGATAGGAACAAGCAGGCGTACCGGCCATAAGCGTAAAGACCTGGGTATAAGCCCGGAAGAACTTTGTATGGATTTAAAAAAATTTTATGGGGGCAGACTAGGTCTTGTTTTTGGGAATGAAAGGACTGGACTCATAGATGAAGAGCTTAATCTATGCTCGTTTTCGGTTAATATCCCTGCTGAAGAAGCCTTCGGCTCGTATAATCTTTCACATGCAGTACTTATTCTTTGTTACTCAATTTACATTGCAGAAAAAGATAACCCAAGTACGGAAAAAAACATCTACTTAAAAAAGGCCTCAATGAAGATGATTCAAGAAAATTCCGAACAGATATGTAAATACCTTTCAGGCCTCGGTTTATTTAAAAAAGGCGGAAAAAAAATAAACGAAACCTTTTTTATCGAGCTTTTATCCTCTGCGGGTGCTTCTGAATTCGATACTATGCATTTAACTGAAATTTTTAAGAAACTTTTTTTCATGTATAGTTGTTAG